Sequence from the bacterium genome:
AAGAACGCCAGCAACTGATCCGTCTCATGCTGCAGGATCGTCTGGACGAAATCGGCGAAGCCTATCGCCAGCTCTACGAAGACAATCTCACCCTGATCCGCAACCTGCGCGACCTCGGTGCCACCATTCCCGAAGAACTCAGTGTGCCGGCGCGCTATACCCTCAGCCTCGAGCTGCGCCGCGAAATCGAACGGCTCGGTGAGACCACGGAAACGGAAGCCTACCGCCGCTGCCTGGAAATCTCACGGTTGGCCGAGAAACTCGGCATCGAGCTCAGCACCGAGTGGGCGGGGCAACATCTGCAAGCCATGCTGGAAAAGCGGCTGCATGCACTCTCCGCCAACTTCGGTCCGGCGTGCTGTCAGGAAATTCTCAGCCTGATCGACATCGCGCAAAAACTCAAACTGCGCCTGACTCCCGATCACATCCAAAACACCATCTTCGAGCTGCTGCAAGACCGGGTGCAACCGTTGATCGACACGGTCGCCGCCGATCCGCAAAACCGGCAGGCCTATGAACTCAGCACGCTCTTCCTGCAAATTGCCTATCATTTCAATTTCAATATCAAAGCCTACAAGGATCGCATGAAGGCGCTGGAGGAGCAGTTGGCTGCCGACCCCAGTGTGTGGCCTTAGCGCAATAGCGGCAAATCGCCGCGGGCTTTTCTTTGCCAGGATTCAGACTCAATCCTGTAGATTCTGCAATCCTGTCTCAGCTTGCTTTTGGGGTTCTTTCGGTGCACGGCAACTTTGAGAAATATTTCCGCGACTCCTGTCATCCAAAGCGAATTCTGCGAGAATGCAAACACAGCGCCGAGTGCTTCACAAGATTCCACTGAATGACATTGTCAATCTCGCAGCGCGGCAACTTGCCGCAACCAAATCTGTCAACCGCGAATCAACGCTAATCAACGCGAATAAAAAATTAGCGTACATTCGCGTGAATTAGCGGTTCGCGAAAATCTTCGCGGTTGTGATAGTTTTTCCGGAGTAATACTATACAAAACGGAAGCCCCCGCGTACCCGCTTGCCCAGTCATCGTGAGTCGGAATCATGCATGCCCCCGAGCTCAAAAAACTCCGGCATCATGCCCGCGAAATTTTTCTCGCCGGCTTGAGCGCCGTGGATCCTGAAAGAGCCGTTTTGCGCACCCTGCAGCGCGAAGGCGCCCTGCTGCACCTCGCCGGCGAAACCTTCGACCTCAACAAATTCGGCCGGGTGCTGGTGCTGGGCGCCGGCAAGGCCTCGCCCGCCATGGCAGCCGCTGTAGAAACCCGCCTGGTCGATCGCATCGCCGAAGGCCTGATCGTCACCAAAGACGGCCATGGCCGGCCGCTGCGAAAATGCCAGGTGTTGGAAGCCGGCCACCCCATTCCCGACAGCCGCGGGGAGCAGGCCGCGCGCCGGCTGCTGCATTTGGCCGAGACCGCGCAGATCAATGATCTCGTCATCTGTCTCATCTCCGGAGGCGGCTCCGCGCTGCTGCCGTTGCCTGCCGGCGAAATCACCCTGGCGGACGAACAACAGGTCACCGAGTTGCTGCTCAGTCACGGCGTCACCATTCATGAGATCAACACCGTGCGCAAGCACATTTCGCGCTTGAAGGGCGGCCAGCTCGCGCGCACGGTTTATCCCGCCACCCTCGTCACCCTGGTTCTTTCCGACGTCATCGGCGATCCGCTCGACATCATCGCCTCCGGCCCGACCGTGCCGGATCCCTCCAAGTTCTCCGATGCCGAGCGCGTGCTGGTGCTCTACGGCGTCTGGCCCAAGCTGCCGGCAAGCGTGCGCGACTATCTCACCGCCGGCTGCCGCGGCCACGCGCCGGAAACGCCCAAGCCCAACGATCCGATCTTCGCCAAAACCCTGGCGCACATTGTCGGCTGCAACGCCGACGCGCTCTCCGTCTGTGAAATGCACGCGCGCAGCCTGGGCTACAACACCATGGTGCTGAGCCATCGCGTGCAGGGCGAAGCGCGCGAGATCGGCCGTTTCTATGCCGCGCTGTTGCACCACGTGGTCGATCGCGGCCAGCCCCTCGCGGCGCCGGCCTGCATTCTCGCCGGCGGCGAAACCACAGTGACGCTGCGCAATCCGCGCGGCAAGGGCGGCCGCAACCAGGAGATGGCGTTGTCGGTCGCGCTCGACATCGACGGGCTGCCCAACTGCGTGTTTCTCTCCGCGGGCACCGACGGCACCGACGGCCCCACCGATGCCGCCGGCGCCTTTGCCGACGGCTGGACCATTGCCCACGCCCGCACCCGCGGCATGCGCTTCTTCTCCAGCTTCCTGCGCGACAACGACAGCTACAACTTCTTCAGCCAACTCGGCGATCTCTTCATCACCGGCCCGACCGGCACGAATGTGATGGATGTGCAGATTATGCTGGTGAGTTGAGGGGGGGGTGGGCTTTGGGGAAGTCCGCCAGCTTTCTGTGAGATTGAGCTTCCTCCGCCTGTCATGCCGAAAGACTTGATTTGCAAAAGTTTTTCCCATGCCAGACGACTCCCCTTCCCCCCAAAATACAAATGTTACAATTACACAAAATTTGTTCTTGATTTATTAAAAAAAACTTTGCATCTAGGCGCCACCATAGCTGTTGGTTGCATGTCTTTGCGCGAATAAGTCTCACCCTCAAATCTCATTACAATCGCATTTTCTGACTGCCACGCTCCTGAATGGTCGCGGGAGACGTGGTGGCATAATTGTCCAGGGGAGGTTCGTTTCACCGGCATCTTTTAAGCCCGAAAAGAGGCCAATCGCGGCAAGCGAAGTTTGGAAACGAACCGTGTACTTCAACCAGGCACTTAAGGCAAAGGCAAAATTCCTTCCCCCTCTCCAATCGCCAAGTGATTCGTCCACGTGAGTAATCCGGAAGCCGCGCTACGGCCGGTGGACGCGGCTGGCAGAGAAGCAGCATCTCGGCGGGACGCAATCACTCTGGCATCTCAGAACACAGCATCGCCTCACAGCAACGATCGAAGCTGAGATCGGTTGTACCCGGGCTGACCTCGAGAACCGCGCCGGTTGCAGCGCGGGCCGTTGGATTTGCTGTTGCGGTAGATGAAGCTGTCCCC
This genomic interval carries:
- a CDS encoding glycerate kinase, coding for MHAPELKKLRHHAREIFLAGLSAVDPERAVLRTLQREGALLHLAGETFDLNKFGRVLVLGAGKASPAMAAAVETRLVDRIAEGLIVTKDGHGRPLRKCQVLEAGHPIPDSRGEQAARRLLHLAETAQINDLVICLISGGGSALLPLPAGEITLADEQQVTELLLSHGVTIHEINTVRKHISRLKGGQLARTVYPATLVTLVLSDVIGDPLDIIASGPTVPDPSKFSDAERVLVLYGVWPKLPASVRDYLTAGCRGHAPETPKPNDPIFAKTLAHIVGCNADALSVCEMHARSLGYNTMVLSHRVQGEAREIGRFYAALLHHVVDRGQPLAAPACILAGGETTVTLRNPRGKGGRNQEMALSVALDIDGLPNCVFLSAGTDGTDGPTDAAGAFADGWTIAHARTRGMRFFSSFLRDNDSYNFFSQLGDLFITGPTGTNVMDVQIMLVS